The Ipomoea triloba cultivar NCNSP0323 chromosome 13, ASM357664v1 genomic interval TTGACAGAGATAAAACTATCTAATAAGAGATATCAAGGTCACAGACTCATAGCATGTGGGCATGTCATACATTATAAAAGAACAAGTGCATCTAAGTTTCAATTAATCTGATCAAAGTAAACCAACCGTGAGAAGATTCAACATCCAAAATCAAATCAAGTGCATAATCATAATATGGAACTAGGCTGCTAAGACCACAGAGGTTAAAGTCATCTTGGATGTAGTCATCGTCAACTTCACAGAAGAACTCATTCCCACGTAGATTGCAATACCATGAAATCCATGATGTATCTTCACCATCAGAACCACTAATATCTGACTCCTCACTGTCTGTTTCAGATTCCACTGCCAAATGAAAAGCATCAGTAGATAATTTAATAAGAGATTTAGCTAAATCTATGACTGTACAAGAATAGGGAAGATATTTATCCAAATGTTACTAATGCACGTAGCATTTCCTTGAAGATGAATATGCTCAGAAATATATAACCAAGCTAGAACAAACAATCCAATAAGAGATATAAACATGATGGTTGTGTAGCAACATCATAAGCCCCATTAGATAATTGAACTGGATATTTCAGTATGCATCTCCATCCTTGAACATAAGctccttatatttaaaattggagAGTTCCAACTCGCTTAAGGATTTTAAGGTTCAATACTCATCAAATTGATTGTTGAGGTTTCATATAACAAAATCTAGTTCAGCACTCGGAATTCGGAAAGGTGGCAAGAAGAACAGACACAAGTGCAGAATTGCTTAATAACATAGTGTCTCCGTCCACAAGATACTCCTATTTTCAGAAAAGGTTATCATGCTAATTATGGCAAGTCTTATTTTTATCTACTCCTAAGGTTAATACGTGAGACTTCATCTCGTCAGTTCTCTATTTTTCTTACGAAATGCCAGAATATTCACTTCCAGTATTGGAAATGAAACAAGATTGATATACACAAATGAATAAGCTGCAGCTTTAGCATCCAAATATGCCTGTTACCAGCTCAAGGAATTAGATCCTAAAACACATTTCAGTGAACCagagcaaaaacaaaaacaatattattgttTAATCATCACCGTTGCAATGCATCCACAGAAATCCTTTATCTATAAAGTCCACTAAATATATAAACGAAAGTTCAAACGGTCCAACCAGATGCTTGAGAACAGTGCAAACGAGACAATACACTGCTGCTTTCCAcaaatacacacatacacacacaaaaatgaATATAACCAAAAACAAACGCAAATTAATGGACACAGGGGAGGAAGAGAGACCATCGGAGTTTTTGTTTTCATCCGGTGCGGAAGAGCGAGATGCTTTGTGATTCTCCTTGGATTTATACATAGACAAACGAGGATCTTTGGCGGCGAGCCCTCtggtagtggtggtggaagTGGAGGGAGACGAACGGTCCAAGTGCTTGTCCAAAGCCACATTCAGCTTCTTCCTGTCCGTCACATGGCTCATCTCAGCCGCCGCTTTAGatccgccaccgccaccgccaccgccaacTCTTTTATCCCTATACATGTTGCTCTCCCCTCTGTCTCGGCACAACGGAAAATCAGAAATCAAGGAGAAAAGAGGGGCAAATTTAGGGTTTTGTTCGGAGAGATGGGTAAAATTAGGGATTTGATTTTTGGGGGCGTCGGAACGAAGGATGAGGGCTATCCCATCCTTTACTGtgtgtgttgttgttgttcgcTTTTGTGATTGAAGATTTTCTAATTGGGATGGGACTGGGACTGGGTCACGGCATGGCTGGCCACTGAGGACTGCAACATATTCTTTCTTTGTCACGCAAAATAAACTATCTTTCCGCCCTTAACCAAACTCACCCTACAAAATGATACTACTCTTTTGGTCTCATTTTATGTCTAATCTAATTTATTAtagattcaaattatttataatgtatttgtATGGGAATATTTAGACATGGGCTTGATATTGATAGGTTCAggtattaaaaatttttgattGGGTGTAATGATCTCTCAGTCACGTACAATGTCGGTGTGTACTATGATTGTTCAATTAAGCACGTTTGAGGAGGAAGCTTGCTCATGCAAAGAAGATCTATTTCGTATGCAAGGACTGGTTTGTCACAAATGCAGTTGGGATGAAAAAGCAATTACTTGATTAACTTTGAATGTCGATTTCTATGTTGAGTGTTATAACGAAAGTTACAGTGTATTTGTAAAAATAAGGATATGAGAGTAGTGTGTATTTAAGTATCTAAGTATCTATTCAGGAATCACAATGTGGGTAAGAAGGAATCATCCAGCAAGACCACTACTACACAAGAAGGGTCAATCAATTCCAGTGTGCCATTGGCCCAAGCAATCAAAAAGAAGAAGGCAAAGAATCCCGACAAGGTCACTCAACAAGCTGTACAAGAGGAGTCTAGGTCCAATGAGCCACCGGCCAAAACGgcaaggacaaaaaatgatgaGGTTGTTAGCTCATTAGCACCTGTTATCAGAGACGGAGCCAGGATTTCTTGTGAGAGGGTGGggccggggggggggggggggaagcaAAGAACTAGATGAATCCCCAAAAGTTAATTttcttctgaaaaatgtttcaaTAACTGAACCAATAAAACAATATCATATCATAAACTAAACAAATTCACATTCTGAATTCTGGCATTCACATATCACAAATTCACTGATTCTATGATTCACAAAACCACAAATTAGATAAATTAAAAGCtaaattcacaaaatcacaagCTAAAAGTCTAAAACCCATGCTAATTACCAATAACTCTAAGATAATATGTCTATATGGATAaattaattcttcatttttgcCAATCTGCCCAACGGCCATACCTGATACCAAACTGGCAATTAGCAAATTCCAGAACTACTCACTGCTCACAggagtcacaactcacaaactCACAACTCACATTCAAAAATGATAATTCataaacaaattcaaatatttaacAAAGCACATACACgaagattaaaataaaattagataaattaGGATT includes:
- the LOC116001991 gene encoding putative casein kinase II subunit beta-4 isoform X1, encoding MYRDKRVGGGGGGGGSKAAAEMSHVTDRKKLNVALDKHLDRSSPSTSTTTTRGLAAKDPRLSMYKSKENHKASRSSAPDENKNSDVESETDSEESDISGSDGEDTSWISWYCNLRGNEFFCEVDDDYIQDDFNLCGLSSLVPYYDYALDLILDVESSHGDMFTEEQNEIVESAAEMLYGLIHVRYILTTKGLAAMLEKYKNAEFGRCPRVYCCGQPCLPVGQSDIPRQSTVKIYCPRCEELYTPRSRYQDSIDGAYFGTTFPHLFLLTYGHLKPQKSSQSYVPRVFGFKVHKP
- the LOC116001991 gene encoding casein kinase II subunit beta-3-like isoform X2; protein product: MYRDKRVGGGGGGGGSKAAAEMSHVTDRKKLNVALDKHLDRSSPSTSTTTTRGLAAKDPRLSMYKSKENHKASRSSAPDENKNSDVESETDSEESDISGSDGEDTSWISWYCNLRGNEFFCEVDDDYIQDDFNLCGLSSLVPYYDYALDLILDVESSHEEQNEIVESAAEMLYGLIHVRYILTTKGLAAMLEKYKNAEFGRCPRVYCCGQPCLPVGQSDIPRQSTVKIYCPRCEELYTPRSRYQDSIDGAYFGTTFPHLFLLTYGHLKPQKSSQSYVPRVFGFKVHKP